A genomic window from Desulfurispora thermophila DSM 16022 includes:
- the rplK gene encoding 50S ribosomal protein L11, translated as MAKRVVAVVKLQCPAGKATPAPPVGPALGQHGVNIMAFVKQYNEVTAKHVGMIIPVEITIYEDRSFTFVTKTPPASVLLKKAANIESGSGEPNKKKVGKVPRSKVREIAEFKMKDLNAASVEAAMRMIEGTARSMGIEVVEG; from the coding sequence ATGGCTAAAAGAGTAGTGGCTGTGGTGAAGCTGCAGTGCCCGGCCGGTAAGGCAACTCCCGCTCCTCCGGTTGGCCCGGCCCTTGGACAGCATGGTGTCAATATTATGGCCTTTGTCAAACAGTACAACGAAGTCACGGCCAAGCATGTGGGTATGATCATCCCGGTGGAGATCACCATTTACGAAGACAGATCCTTCACCTTTGTTACCAAGACCCCGCCGGCTTCCGTGCTGCTGAAAAAAGCGGCCAACATTGAATCCGGTTCGGGTGAGCCCAACAAGAAAAAGGTGGGTAAGGTACCCCGTTCCAAGGTGCGCGAGATTGCCGAATTCAAAATGAAGGACCTCAATGCCGCCTCGGTGGAAGCGGCCATGCGCATGATTGAAGGGA